From the genome of Bacteroides sp. MSB163, one region includes:
- a CDS encoding metallophosphoesterase yields MTSKTSFTKYFLIAFTLMFISSGLSAGTFDSDGKKKDKEKKEELSADGPYVLYQPDGKTRVISVDKKGKITDRTYVALLEDFTLHVVDHKGRFPFDVKLHPVKRPDWQYRQPEKVFVMSDPHGRLDCVISLLQGNEVIDKNYNWSFGNNHLMVIGDIFDRGKDVSQIFWLFYKLEDEAAKAGGTVSFLLGNHEPLVLANDLRYTKDKYKVLAQKLNMDYPKLFGPDTELGKWLGTRNTMQTIGSDLYVHAGLGKNFYDHNLSIPTVNEEMSKALFMNKKERRALSPLTAFLYGNDGPIWYRGLVRTDAKYHPMAQDSLQMVMERYKAKHIIVGHTIFKDISTFYDGKVIGVNVDNKENRKKKRGRALLIDKNTYFVVGDKGILRKL; encoded by the coding sequence ATGACGAGTAAGACAAGTTTCACGAAGTACTTTCTTATCGCATTTACTCTAATGTTCATCAGTTCCGGCCTGAGTGCCGGAACTTTTGATTCAGACGGTAAGAAGAAAGACAAAGAGAAAAAAGAAGAGTTATCGGCTGATGGCCCGTATGTGCTTTATCAGCCTGATGGTAAAACGCGTGTGATCAGTGTCGATAAGAAAGGGAAGATTACCGATAGGACTTATGTTGCGCTACTCGAAGATTTTACCTTGCATGTGGTAGATCATAAGGGGCGGTTTCCGTTTGATGTGAAATTGCATCCTGTGAAACGTCCCGATTGGCAATATCGGCAACCGGAGAAAGTGTTTGTTATGTCCGACCCGCACGGTAGGTTGGATTGTGTTATTAGCTTATTGCAGGGCAATGAGGTTATCGATAAAAACTATAATTGGAGCTTTGGTAATAATCACCTGATGGTTATCGGTGATATTTTCGATCGTGGAAAAGATGTATCGCAAATATTCTGGCTGTTTTATAAGTTGGAAGATGAGGCTGCAAAAGCGGGTGGAACGGTTTCTTTCCTGTTAGGGAATCATGAGCCGTTGGTATTGGCCAATGACTTGCGTTATACGAAAGATAAATATAAAGTGCTGGCACAGAAATTGAATATGGATTACCCTAAACTTTTTGGACCCGATACGGAATTGGGTAAATGGTTAGGAACTCGCAATACGATGCAGACCATTGGCAGCGACCTTTATGTTCATGCCGGATTAGGCAAGAATTTTTATGATCATAATTTAAGCATTCCTACCGTGAACGAAGAAATGAGCAAAGCCCTTTTCATGAATAAGAAAGAACGCAGGGCTCTTTCTCCATTGACCGCATTTCTGTATGGTAACGATGGTCCTATCTGGTATCGTGGTCTTGTGCGTACAGATGCCAAGTATCATCCAATGGCACAGGACAGCCTGCAAATGGTGATGGAACGCTATAAAGCCAAACACATTATCGTAGGGCATACCATCTTTAAGGATATTTCTACTTTTTATGATGGTAAAGTGATAGGTGTCAATGTGGATAATAAAGAGAATCGCAAGAAGAAACGTGGTCGTGCATTGCTGATTGATAAGAATACTTACTTCGTTGTGGGAGATAAAGGAATTCTGCGGAAATTGTAG
- a CDS encoding RagB/SusD family nutrient uptake outer membrane protein — translation MKPLKYLFISSMLFIATSCGNSWLDLEPSTSVDTETSIKILSDVEFTLNGIYSTMQSSDAYSGRLVYYGDVTGDDMQAVSSTKRVANYYRFNFTKDDNPSSHWSYLYSIIQNCNLILMNIDKLAIDEEDKAYRDDLKGEALAIRGLALFDLTRIFGYPYLKDNGASLGVPIIEGLSTIDSKPTRNTVAQCYTKIIDDLTQSISLLGEKFNKGKINKWGAMVLLSRVYLYKGENANALKMASDAITGAEKNKYALWTNEDYPTAWGEDASASKPGEVLFEIVNLTTDSPGKESMGYLNSYDGYDDMCITCSFYQFLKEDPKDIRLKLLSFDKKYYAYVNKYQPQSEENIEDANIPLIRLSEAYLNAAEAAVKENDNDAAVKYLDPIVKRANPDNTVVGQTITLERVLNERRKELVAEGHRMYDVIRNGLTVERKDVKDSNLSKTKHDTKYMTYDWNFYMIVLPIPKKEMDANPNMEQNPGYGGR, via the coding sequence ATGAAACCATTAAAATATTTATTTATCAGTTCCATGTTGTTCATCGCTACTTCTTGCGGGAACAGCTGGTTGGATTTGGAACCTTCCACTTCGGTAGATACTGAAACCAGTATTAAGATATTGTCGGATGTTGAGTTTACTCTGAACGGTATCTACAGTACGATGCAGAGTTCGGATGCTTACTCCGGGCGCCTGGTATATTATGGAGATGTGACGGGTGATGATATGCAGGCTGTTAGCTCTACTAAGCGTGTGGCCAACTATTACCGTTTTAATTTTACCAAGGATGATAACCCTTCCAGTCATTGGTCTTATCTTTATTCTATCATTCAGAATTGTAATCTGATTTTGATGAACATTGATAAACTGGCTATTGATGAAGAAGACAAGGCGTATCGGGATGATCTGAAAGGAGAGGCACTGGCCATCCGTGGTCTGGCATTGTTCGATCTGACCCGTATTTTCGGTTATCCGTATCTGAAAGATAACGGGGCATCGCTGGGTGTACCTATTATAGAAGGGCTGTCCACGATTGATAGCAAGCCGACACGTAACACAGTAGCTCAATGCTATACGAAGATAATCGATGATCTTACTCAAAGTATTTCTTTATTGGGCGAAAAATTCAATAAGGGTAAAATAAATAAATGGGGTGCAATGGTACTTCTCAGTCGTGTGTATCTCTACAAGGGTGAAAATGCCAATGCTTTAAAAATGGCGAGCGATGCTATTACAGGAGCTGAAAAGAATAAATACGCTTTGTGGACCAATGAAGATTACCCCACGGCTTGGGGAGAAGATGCTTCAGCCTCTAAACCAGGCGAAGTATTGTTCGAAATCGTAAATCTCACTACTGACAGTCCGGGTAAAGAAAGTATGGGGTATCTCAACTCTTATGACGGTTACGATGATATGTGTATCACTTGCTCTTTCTATCAGTTCCTGAAGGAAGACCCGAAGGATATACGTCTTAAGCTGCTGAGCTTCGATAAGAAATACTATGCGTATGTAAATAAGTACCAGCCGCAGAGTGAAGAGAATATTGAAGATGCCAACATCCCGCTGATTCGTCTTTCCGAGGCTTATCTGAATGCAGCCGAAGCAGCTGTGAAGGAGAATGATAATGATGCTGCTGTTAAGTATCTCGATCCGATTGTGAAGCGTGCTAATCCGGATAACACTGTGGTGGGACAGACTATTACTTTGGAGAGAGTGCTGAACGAACGCCGTAAAGAACTGGTTGCCGAAGGACACCGCATGTATGACGTTATCAGAAATGGATTGACAGTAGAGCGTAAGGATGTAAAAGACAGTAATCTGAGTAAAACCAAACATGATACGAAGTATATGACCTATGACTGGAATTTCTATATGATTGTACTTCCTATCCCCAAGAAGGAAATGGATGCCAATCCTAATATGGAACAGAATCCTGGATATGGTGGAAGGTAA
- a CDS encoding TonB-dependent receptor, protein MSKKGHKNQAERSSRRLWITLLFFCFTVTGFMQAANTVFAQTTVTATFKNATLGEVLWEVQRQTDFTFVYSTEDVKKVKVANLIVNHEKIADVLEKCLKGSGLTYTVHDGVIAIKSVSKVEAVAAPQQKTKVNGTVVDETGEAVIGANVIVKGTTNGCTTDLDGHFSLDVDHLPVTLVVSYIGYIRQEIKVTSARTVKVEMVPDNNLMEEVVVTGYGTFKKSAYAGSAASVKGETLKDVPAISFKDLLQGNAPGVQFTSSSGQPGASSSLRIRGMGSFNASNSPLYVIDGVPMRSGTINTMSSDAGLDIMSTINSSDIESVTVIKDAAAASLYGSRAANGVVLITTKKGKAGKPSISLKADWGSSDFAMDYRPIMGGEERRQYIYDGLVAGQIKKGKSEVDAMAYADGKIDDYAPVPWCGYTDWDDVLFKKGNHQSYEASLSGGTDRFKYYSSLSYLKQDGIAINSGLERISGRLNVDFQATSKLKLGANVLFATVNQDVYSEGTSYSSPFYTSRNAVVPSDPIYNEDGSWNRDLIRIGDRNPLLSATYDYQREYVTRTFNTIYGEYEFIKDLKFKSTFSYDYVITKGKDWSDPRTSNGDDINGGMSKKYYEYNKMVWANQLSYKTTIAEDHHIDALVGYEIDDQYRDYLSGYATNFATHDRNQISNGMKTESVGGNDTRTRMVSYLMRLNYDYKNKYYLGGSFRTDGSSRFQRDNRWGNFWSLSGAWRIIEEEFMSPTKDWLTDLKIRASYGVNGTLPSDYFGYMGLSSLTNGYLEQPGIIQSQLRNDDLQWETNYNLNLGLDFALWNRINVTLEYYTRTTKNLLMDRPISMTTGFGSYLMNIGEVKNKGVELEISSTNIQTKDFSWNTTFNISHNKNKIVTLDGMQTEIKSGSQIRKVGKSYRTFYMIEFAGINPETGAPQFYTNDVDENGNYIKDITEEINKAHAIVLDKHAEPNAIGGLSNTLRYKWFDLNFMFSYQFGGYSYDNWAQKTEHGGNDLEANIPSYYKDSWKKPGDVTKYELFYEKPSVAMNKVTTTRRLHSTDFIRLKTLTFGFTVPKDWTQKIGIENVRLYASANNLWTWAAYDFYDPEAVSGGTAIWGTPPLKTVTFGINVNF, encoded by the coding sequence ATGAGCAAGAAAGGACACAAGAATCAAGCTGAAAGAAGTAGTAGACGTTTATGGATAACGTTGCTGTTTTTTTGTTTCACAGTTACCGGTTTTATGCAGGCTGCCAATACCGTATTTGCACAAACCACTGTCACTGCAACCTTTAAGAATGCCACTCTTGGCGAAGTATTGTGGGAAGTTCAGCGACAAACAGATTTCACGTTTGTGTATAGCACTGAAGATGTGAAAAAGGTGAAAGTAGCAAACTTGATTGTAAACCATGAAAAAATAGCTGATGTACTGGAAAAATGCCTGAAAGGCAGTGGACTGACTTATACGGTTCATGATGGAGTCATTGCTATCAAATCGGTTTCTAAAGTTGAAGCTGTAGCTGCTCCCCAGCAAAAGACTAAAGTAAATGGAACCGTTGTAGATGAAACGGGTGAGGCTGTAATTGGAGCCAATGTGATAGTGAAAGGCACTACTAACGGTTGCACCACCGACCTGGATGGTCATTTTTCTCTTGATGTAGATCACCTTCCGGTTACTTTGGTTGTCTCCTATATCGGCTATATCCGCCAGGAGATCAAGGTAACTTCTGCAAGGACGGTTAAAGTGGAGATGGTGCCAGATAATAACCTGATGGAAGAAGTGGTAGTCACTGGTTACGGTACTTTCAAGAAATCTGCTTATGCCGGTTCTGCTGCCAGTGTAAAGGGAGAAACTTTAAAGGACGTTCCGGCTATTTCTTTTAAAGACCTGCTTCAAGGCAATGCGCCGGGCGTGCAGTTCACTTCTTCCTCTGGTCAGCCGGGTGCGTCTTCTTCATTGAGAATCCGTGGTATGGGTTCTTTCAATGCCAGTAACTCGCCCCTTTATGTCATAGATGGAGTGCCGATGCGCTCAGGTACCATTAATACAATGAGTTCGGATGCCGGTCTTGATATTATGTCTACCATTAATAGCTCTGATATTGAAAGCGTTACGGTGATAAAAGATGCTGCTGCCGCTTCACTTTACGGTTCGCGTGCCGCAAATGGTGTCGTGCTGATTACGACGAAGAAAGGTAAGGCGGGAAAGCCATCCATTTCATTGAAGGCCGATTGGGGTAGTTCTGATTTTGCCATGGATTATCGTCCGATTATGGGTGGAGAAGAGCGTCGTCAGTATATCTATGACGGTTTGGTAGCCGGACAGATAAAGAAAGGTAAGAGTGAAGTTGATGCAATGGCTTATGCCGATGGGAAAATTGATGACTATGCTCCGGTTCCCTGGTGTGGATATACGGATTGGGATGATGTTCTGTTCAAGAAAGGAAATCACCAGTCTTATGAAGCTTCTCTTTCAGGAGGAACGGATCGGTTCAAGTATTACTCTTCACTTTCTTATCTGAAGCAAGACGGTATTGCCATCAACTCAGGTCTGGAACGTATCAGCGGACGCTTGAATGTGGATTTTCAAGCTACCAGCAAACTGAAATTGGGAGCCAATGTCTTGTTTGCTACGGTTAACCAGGACGTATATAGTGAAGGTACTTCTTATTCTTCCCCTTTCTACACCTCACGTAATGCTGTGGTACCTTCTGATCCTATATATAATGAAGACGGTAGTTGGAATCGTGACTTGATCCGTATTGGTGACCGTAACCCGTTGTTGTCGGCAACTTACGATTATCAACGCGAATATGTGACCCGTACGTTCAACACCATCTATGGTGAATATGAATTTATCAAGGACCTGAAGTTTAAGTCTACTTTCAGTTATGACTATGTAATTACGAAAGGTAAAGACTGGAGTGATCCGCGTACTTCCAACGGTGATGATATCAACGGTGGCATGAGCAAGAAGTATTATGAATACAATAAAATGGTATGGGCCAATCAGTTGAGTTATAAAACTACAATTGCTGAGGATCATCATATTGATGCACTGGTAGGTTACGAAATAGATGATCAATACCGGGATTATCTGTCAGGATATGCCACTAACTTTGCAACTCACGATAGAAATCAAATCAGTAACGGTATGAAGACGGAATCGGTCGGTGGTAATGATACCCGGACACGTATGGTTTCTTACTTGATGCGTTTGAACTATGATTATAAGAACAAATACTATTTAGGCGGCAGTTTCCGTACGGATGGTAGTTCCCGTTTCCAAAGAGATAACCGTTGGGGTAATTTCTGGTCTTTATCCGGTGCTTGGCGTATTATTGAGGAAGAATTCATGTCTCCAACTAAAGATTGGTTGACTGATTTAAAAATACGCGCGTCTTATGGTGTGAATGGTACCCTTCCTTCCGATTACTTCGGATATATGGGATTGAGCAGCCTGACTAACGGTTATCTGGAACAACCGGGCATCATTCAGTCGCAGCTGCGGAATGACGACTTGCAGTGGGAGACTAACTATAATCTGAATCTGGGTTTGGACTTCGCCTTGTGGAACCGTATTAACGTTACTTTGGAGTATTATACCCGTACCACCAAGAACCTGTTGATGGACCGTCCTATTTCTATGACCACCGGTTTTGGCAGTTACCTGATGAATATCGGTGAAGTGAAGAATAAAGGTGTGGAGTTGGAAATCAGCTCAACTAACATTCAGACTAAGGATTTCTCATGGAATACAACATTCAATATTTCGCATAACAAGAATAAGATTGTAACTCTGGATGGTATGCAGACGGAAATTAAGAGTGGTTCTCAGATTCGTAAAGTAGGAAAATCATACCGTACTTTCTATATGATTGAATTTGCAGGTATCAATCCGGAAACCGGTGCTCCCCAATTCTATACGAATGATGTGGACGAAAATGGAAATTACATTAAAGACATCACCGAAGAAATCAATAAAGCTCATGCTATTGTGCTTGATAAACATGCAGAGCCGAATGCTATAGGCGGTTTATCAAATACGTTGCGCTATAAATGGTTCGATCTGAACTTTATGTTCTCTTATCAGTTTGGTGGTTATTCTTACGACAACTGGGCACAGAAAACCGAGCATGGTGGTAATGACCTGGAAGCTAACATTCCGTCTTACTATAAAGACAGTTGGAAGAAGCCGGGAGATGTTACAAAGTATGAGTTATTCTACGAGAAACCTTCTGTAGCAATGAATAAAGTAACGACTACCCGCCGTCTGCACAGCACTGACTTTATCCGCTTGAAGACGCTGACATTCGGCTTCACCGTTCCGAAGGACTGGACACAGAAAATCGGTATCGAGAACGTACGTTTGTATGCATCGGCCAATAACCTCTGGACATGGGCGGCATATGACTTTTATGATCCGGAAGCGGTGAGTGGCGGTACTGCCATCTGGGGAACTCCTCCTTTGAAGACTGTAACTTTTGGTATTAATGTAAATTTCTAA
- a CDS encoding FecR family protein: MIKQDFYIANIIARHLSGEITPEESAQLESWRKEDSAHEALFQKICSKENLKKHVEKGVSFDVATGWLEVQKRIRKSNNRERMMKILRYAAAVLVPVFLVGITLKYTDHGHSSDKSVLIAQPILPGAAKAILTLDNGETINLDKETADALQKIEGTHIQVDSTTLNYQLAQTTSVQVKPVYNKVEIPRGGEYALVLSDGTKVHLNSMSSLRFPVAFTTGKREVELQGEAYFEVSKTGQPFIVNVNGMQVEVLGTTFNISAYLNEEYQTTLVNGSVRVSAEKGESLVLKPSQQATIVSGGNSIQVRTVDTSFYTSWVKGKINFKDQRLEDIMKILSRWYDMNVIYENEGLKNIRFGCNLNRYEEITPFVKLLEKTEEVHVKIEGNTITFYN; this comes from the coding sequence ATGATAAAACAGGATTTTTATATAGCTAATATTATAGCCAGGCACTTATCCGGTGAAATCACTCCTGAAGAGAGCGCTCAATTGGAGAGTTGGCGAAAGGAAGATTCTGCCCACGAAGCTCTCTTCCAGAAAATATGCAGTAAAGAGAATCTTAAGAAACATGTGGAGAAAGGTGTGTCATTTGATGTCGCAACCGGCTGGCTGGAAGTACAAAAGCGTATTAGGAAAAGCAATAACCGGGAACGAATGATGAAAATACTCCGTTATGCCGCCGCTGTTTTAGTCCCTGTCTTTTTGGTAGGCATTACACTGAAGTATACTGATCATGGTCATTCTTCTGATAAGTCCGTACTGATTGCTCAGCCCATATTGCCGGGGGCTGCCAAAGCGATATTGACTTTAGATAATGGAGAAACAATCAATTTGGATAAAGAAACGGCAGATGCTTTGCAGAAGATAGAAGGGACACATATTCAGGTAGATTCGACTACTTTGAATTATCAACTGGCACAAACCACATCCGTTCAGGTAAAACCTGTATATAATAAGGTGGAAATTCCGCGTGGCGGTGAGTATGCGTTGGTGCTGAGTGACGGGACAAAGGTTCATTTGAACTCAATGAGCAGCCTCCGTTTTCCGGTTGCTTTTACTACGGGTAAAAGAGAAGTAGAACTGCAAGGCGAAGCATATTTTGAAGTGAGCAAAACCGGGCAGCCTTTTATTGTAAACGTCAATGGTATGCAAGTTGAAGTATTGGGCACAACCTTCAATATCTCCGCTTATCTCAATGAAGAATATCAGACAACTTTGGTCAACGGTTCGGTAAGGGTCAGTGCCGAAAAAGGTGAAAGCCTTGTTCTGAAACCGTCTCAACAGGCCACCATTGTTTCGGGTGGCAATTCCATACAGGTGCGAACGGTGGATACTTCGTTCTATACTTCATGGGTAAAGGGAAAGATCAATTTTAAGGACCAGCGTCTGGAAGATATCATGAAGATACTTTCCCGTTGGTATGACATGAATGTGATTTATGAAAATGAAGGACTTAAGAATATACGTTTCGGTTGTAACCTGAACCGTTATGAAGAGATAACTCCTTTCGTCAAGTTGCTGGAAAAGACGGAAGAAGTGCATGTGAAAATCGAAGGTAATACAATAACATTCTATAATTAA
- a CDS encoding metallophosphoesterase — protein MPIFFIILITVYLGGNTYIFYRGAQALSGLPGGFKISLAILFWLATLSIVGTMLTRNIKMPVFLSHTMYEVGTGWLIFTLYMVLFLLAFDLLKLYRVPVNYGFILSLIFTVVLLGYGYYNYHHPKTNTINIALDKPLAGDAKPIKIVAVSDLHLGNGTGKTALKRYVKMINEQNPDLILIAGDLIDNSVVPLYTEKMMEELSELKVPLGVYMVPGNHEYISGIKASARFIQDTPIQLLRDSVVTLPNGIQLIGRDDRSNTARRSLQELMAGIDKSKPIILLDHQPYKLTESEAAGVDLQFSGHTHRGQVWPMSWVTDYIYEQSHGYRQWGNSHIYVSSGLSLWGPPFRIGTESDMAVFYLSTKK, from the coding sequence ATGCCGATATTCTTCATTATTCTTATCACTGTATACCTTGGCGGAAACACCTATATATTTTACAGGGGTGCGCAAGCGTTATCCGGTCTTCCCGGTGGATTTAAAATATCATTGGCCATCTTGTTCTGGCTCGCGACTTTATCCATCGTAGGAACTATGCTAACCCGCAATATAAAAATGCCGGTTTTCTTATCCCATACCATGTATGAAGTAGGAACCGGCTGGCTGATATTCACTTTATACATGGTTTTGTTCCTGCTCGCGTTTGATCTGCTGAAACTCTACCGTGTCCCCGTCAACTACGGTTTCATCCTCTCTCTTATATTCACGGTCGTCTTATTAGGATATGGATACTATAATTACCATCATCCTAAGACAAATACAATCAACATCGCCCTCGACAAACCTTTAGCCGGTGACGCAAAACCGATTAAGATAGTTGCCGTAAGCGATCTGCATTTGGGTAATGGAACTGGGAAAACAGCCTTGAAACGGTATGTAAAAATGATTAATGAACAAAATCCCGATTTGATATTGATCGCAGGAGATTTAATTGATAACAGCGTAGTACCTCTTTACACTGAAAAGATGATGGAGGAACTGTCGGAATTAAAAGTTCCGCTGGGTGTTTATATGGTTCCCGGAAATCACGAATATATCAGTGGTATTAAGGCAAGCGCCCGATTCATACAAGATACCCCCATACAGTTGCTGCGCGATTCAGTAGTAACGCTTCCCAACGGCATACAGCTGATAGGACGCGACGACCGGTCGAACACAGCCCGCCGCTCCTTGCAAGAGTTGATGGCCGGGATAGATAAAAGTAAACCCATCATCTTGCTGGATCATCAGCCGTATAAACTAACCGAAAGTGAGGCAGCCGGTGTAGATTTACAGTTCAGCGGACATACACACCGTGGACAAGTATGGCCCATGAGTTGGGTGACAGACTATATCTATGAACAAAGCCATGGCTATCGGCAGTGGGGAAACAGCCACATATACGTCTCCAGCGGATTATCTCTTTGGGGACCGCCTTTCAGAATAGGAACGGAAAGTGATATGGCCGTATTCTATTTATCGACGAAAAAATAA
- a CDS encoding RNA polymerase sigma-70 factor, which yields MVTETSHTFISIRLDEREFHNVFDKYYVALCLFANQYTENEEVSADIVQDSFAKLWQIREDFFYLHQVKSFLYTAVRNKALNELEHSKVVFEYAQKVIEKRKDSFFHDAVVEEETYRMLTDAIDKLPGQMRAIMRLAMEGKKNGEIAEYLNVSVETVHTLKKIAYKKLRIYLKDYYYFLILFYL from the coding sequence GTGGTTACAGAAACTTCTCATACATTTATTAGTATTAGGCTTGATGAACGGGAGTTCCATAATGTTTTTGATAAATATTATGTGGCGCTTTGTTTGTTTGCAAATCAATATACCGAGAATGAGGAAGTCTCTGCAGATATTGTGCAGGATTCTTTTGCTAAGTTGTGGCAGATCAGAGAAGATTTTTTTTATTTGCACCAGGTTAAATCTTTCCTTTATACTGCTGTACGTAATAAGGCTCTCAATGAACTGGAACATTCTAAAGTGGTATTTGAATATGCTCAGAAAGTAATTGAGAAAAGGAAAGATTCTTTTTTCCATGATGCAGTAGTCGAAGAAGAAACTTATCGGATGCTGACGGATGCCATTGATAAGCTTCCCGGTCAGATGCGGGCTATCATGCGATTGGCCATGGAAGGAAAAAAGAATGGAGAAATAGCTGAGTACCTAAATGTATCCGTTGAAACGGTACATACCCTTAAAAAGATTGCCTATAAAAAGCTTCGTATATATCTGAAAGACTATTACTATTTCCTTATTCTCTTCTATTTGTAA